The genomic interval AAAGGTTCAGAAAAGGCGATTGACGCCCTAAGAAAAATCAGTGAGTTTGAACTTATTCAAACCGATCTTGAAAATATAAGTAAAATTGAAGAGGTTTTTGCTACCCATAAATTTGACGCGGTTATACATTTTGCTGCATATATCGAGGTTTTTGAAAGCACTCAAAAACCGCTGAAGTATTATCTGAATAATACCGCAAACGCTATGAATTTAATCGCTTTGTGTGAAAAATACGGCGTCGGAAAGTTTATTTTCAGCTCTACTGCAGCTACTTACGGCGAGCCGGAAACTTCTCAAGTTACCGAGCAAAGCTTACAAAATCCGATAAATCCGTATGGAAAAAGTAAATTGATGACGGAATGGGTTTTGAAAGATGCCGCTTTGGCAAATCCGAATTTCAAATATGCGATTTTAAGATATTTTAATGTGGCAGGAGCAAGTTCTGATGGACTTTTAGGACAAAATTATCCAAATGCCACGCATTTAATTAAAGTTGCCACTCAGACAATTTTAGGAAAACGTGAAAAAATGGTAATTTTCGGTGATGACTATGATACAAAAGATGGAAGCTGCATAAGAGATTATATTCACATTGAAGATCTTGCAAGCGCGCATTTGTCAGTACTTCGTTATTTGCAAAACAATGACAGCAATATTTTTAACGTAGGATACGGCACAGGTTTTAGCGTAAAAGAGGTTGTAGCTGCGGCAAAAGAGGTGAGCGGTGTGGATTTTAAAGTCGAAATCGGTGCCAGAAGAGAAGGGGATCCTGCTTGTTTGATAGCAAACAGTGATAAACTAAAAACTTTAACTGATTGGAAACCCGTTAAAAATGATTTGAAATTAATTATAAAATCAGCTCTTGAATGGGAAAAGAAAGCGTAAAATTTGTAGTTTAAGGGCTTATTTTTTAAGCCCTTTATTTGATTTAATAAATTTTTTAATTTTTGTATGCCACGCACGGGGTCATTTTTCAGACAAAATCATTTTAATTTAGTAAATTTTTAAATTTTATACTAAAAAATCAGCAGCTTATTTAAATTTTGATACATAAATTCTCAAACATATTGTTTTTATTGATAAATATAAAATTATTTTAAATAGATAAAATTTAAGTTCCGTCAAATTATTTTAAACATTTCACAGACAAAAATATATATCATTTTGAAATTTCATATGTTAAATTTAGAAAAATTTTAAAGCATTTGTGAATAAATATTAAATCTGTTAAAATATCCGAATTTACAAAAATTTTAGAAAAAAAGTTTATGTAGGACTATAATTTTAAAGATTTTAGTGTTAAAATTAAAAAAATTGATTATTTTAAATGAATTGGCGACAATGGAGTAATTTACTTAAATGATAAACAATTTATATTTTTTAGTTGATTTAATAAAAATACTATAAAGATGAGTTTATAAATGCAAAAATCATATTAATCGGATAAAAACTTAAATAGATTTAATGGTAAAAAATATAATTTTACATTAAACTTAAAACAGATAAAATAGATTAAAATATTTATTAAATCGCTGCTTGAAAATGCAAGATTAAACATAAAAGTATATATTTAAATGAATATTTTGTGTGATGTGAATCAGTAAAATTCCATAGTTTGTATTTTTTTTCTATCTTATTTATGTGAAATTCCAATTTTTGCTGTAAATTTTATCAATCTACGAGCCGTTTTTGCATATATGCGTTATCTGCAAAAAGCCGAATATCAGTTTAAAATATTCGGCTTTTAATTAAGCAGGTCTTACTGAAATTTGACGACCTTTTTCATCATAAGTATATATCATGGTTCTTGTTCTTACGGTAACTGTTGTGGAGGTATTGCTGACTGACAATGCTCCACTTACCGGACGGGAGTATAGAAGTCTACCACCAGCTCCATAAACTCTTAAAGTTTGACCTTGAAGTGACACATAGGCTATCATTTTAACTCCTTTATTTTAGCTTTTATAGAATTTAATTCATTTTCATAACTTTCTTTTAAAAAACGGATATATCTATCCAAGATGGTTAAATTTTGATATTTATCCCAGTTTTTTATGATATCTTCTAGC from Campylobacter hominis ATCC BAA-381 carries:
- the galE gene encoding UDP-glucose 4-epimerase GalE, with amino-acid sequence MNILVTGGAGYIGSHVVKALLEENKHEITIIDNFVKGSEKAIDALRKISEFELIQTDLENISKIEEVFATHKFDAVIHFAAYIEVFESTQKPLKYYLNNTANAMNLIALCEKYGVGKFIFSSTAATYGEPETSQVTEQSLQNPINPYGKSKLMTEWVLKDAALANPNFKYAILRYFNVAGASSDGLLGQNYPNATHLIKVATQTILGKREKMVIFGDDYDTKDGSCIRDYIHIEDLASAHLSVLRYLQNNDSNIFNVGYGTGFSVKEVVAAAKEVSGVDFKVEIGARREGDPACLIANSDKLKTLTDWKPVKNDLKLIIKSALEWEKKA